Genomic DNA from Ferroacidibacillus organovorans:
GTGCGCCTTAGGAAACATATACTTGATCCGCTGGCATGATTGAAGATACCAGTCAGGCACGCCCGCCCCACGCATGACTTCCATATCCTCATCTGATAGGCCTTTTCCTTTGCGCACGCTCTCCATGATGCGAAACGCGCGCGATGGATCAAGCCCTTGATAAATCAAGTACACCATGATGTCGTCACGACAACAAATCACTTGAGAAAGCGGGATTTTACGCGTACGGATCAACTCTTGCGCATTATTGAGCCACACATCCGTGCCGTGCGAGAGCCCAGAGATGCGCACGAGGTCAGAAAACGTTGCCGGTTTTGTATCTTCGAGCATCTGGCGCACAAACTTTGTGCCAAACTCCGGTATGCCAAACGTCCCCGTGTTTGAGTGAATCTCCGCCGGAGTGACCGACAACGCTTCCGTTCCGCGAAACAGCGAGACAACATTCGGGTCATCCACAGGCACTCGCCGTACATCCACTCCCGTCAAATCTTCCAGCATGCGAAGCACGGTCGGATCGTCGTGGCCAAGAATGTCGAGTTTCAAGAGATTGTCGTGAATGCTGTGAAAATCGAAATGAGTCGTGCGCGTCTGTGACGACGAATCATCCGCGGGATGTTGGATAGGACAAAAATCATAAATCTCGTGATCGCTAGGAACGATGATAAGGCCCCCTGGATGTTGGCCTGTCGTGCGTTTTACTCCTTCGCACCCTGCCGCAAGCCGTCTCATCTCAGCGGGACGAAGCCGTTTTCCTGTCTCTTCTGCCCACTTTCTCACATAACCGAATGCCGTCTTGTCGGCGATCGTCGAAATTGTTCCTGCGCGAAAAACATACTCTGAGCCAAAAAGCTCCTCAGTATAGCGATGCGCGCGCGCCTGATACTCGCCAGAGAAGTTAAGGTCAATATCTGGAACCTTGTCCCCTTTAAACCCGAGAAATGTCTCAAACGGAATGTCTTGGCCGTCTTTAATCAGCGATTTTCCGCACGACGGACAAGCGCGATCAGGCAGGTCAAAGCCTGAACCGACCGAACCGTCCAAGATGAATTCTGAGGTTTTGCAAACCTCGCAGCGATAATGTGGCGGCAGTGGATTCACTTCTGTGATGTCAAGGAGTGTCGCGACGAAGGATGAACCGACCGAACCACGTGAACCGACGATATACCCGTCACGCAGCGACTGTGTCACCAATTTTTGCGCGATTAGATAATTCACCGCGAACCCATTTGTGATGATACTGTGAAGTTCTTTTTCGACGCGCTCTGCCACCACAGGGGGCAGTTCATCGCCATAAAGCGCGTGAACACGCTCTGTCGCAAGACGCTTTACATCGTCATCAGCGCCCTCCATGAGCGGTGGATAAACGCGATCGGGCAGCGGACTGAACGACTCGATTTGATCGGCGATACGGTGCGTATTGTCAACGACCACCTCGTGCGCACGCTCACCAAAATGCGCGAAGTCTTCCAGCATCTCTCGGGTTGTGCGAAAATGCAGGCGTACGCGGCTTTGCGCGCGCGAGTCCCGTTTGTGTTGCGGAATGCTGTTTTTGACAATTTCGCGAAACACCGCATCTGACTCACGCAGATAATGGACATCACCTGTCGCGACGACAGGCTTGTCCAGTTTGTCGGCAATCGCCAAAAGTCGCTTATGGTACTGGCGGATAACGGAGGGACCGCTGACTTCTCCCGAGTCAAATAACTCCGCATAGTGATCGACGGGTTGTACCTCAATAAAATCATAAAAGTCAGCAATCGCCAGCAACTCGTCATCCGATTTGCCGCGCAAGAGCGCCTGAAACAGTTCACCCCGGTGGCATCCCGACCCAAACAGCAAACCATTTCGGAATTCAAGCAAAAGCGATCGCGGGATCCGCGGCTCGCGATGCAAGTACTTCGTGTAAGAGAGAGAGATCAGTTCATACAGGTTGCGAAGGCCTGCACGCGTCGCCGTCAGGATCGTCATATGGTGGGGCCGCGACCGCGAGACACTGGTTTGACTGCGTCCAAGCGCGTTTAGGTCATCAAGTGTTGTGGCCAAACCTTCTTGTTTGATGTGATCCAGCATTTTAAAAAAGACGTGACCTGTCGCCTCAGCATCTGCGAGTGCGCGGTGGTGGTTTATAAGCGTAATGGAAAATTTTTGCGTCAATGTCTTTAACTTGTGGTTGCGCTCCCCCGGATAGAGGCAGCGCGCGAGTGACAGCGTGTCAAGAAGCGGTTGATCAAAGCGCGCCATTCCAAGCTTGCGGCATTGAACGTCTAGAAAACTCTGATCAAACTCCGCATTGTGGGCAACAAGTACCGCACCTTCACAAAACGCCTGAAACTGTGGCAACACCTCTTCCACAGAAGCGGCAGATGCCACCATATCGTTCGTGATCTGCGTGATCTCAGAGATTTTCGGAGGAATAGAGCGTTTGGGACGTATCAATTGCGAGAACGTATCGATGATTGTCCCTTTACTCATTTTTACGCCAGCAATTTCTATCAGTTCATCTTCTGCAGCAGATAATCCAGTGGTCTCCGTGTCAAAGATGACATAGATCTGATTGTCAAGATCGACATCTGGCCTGCTGCGCGTTACAACGGTGAGACCCGCATCGACCAGATACGCCTCAACGCCGTACAACACATCAATGCCAAACGTTTTGCTCGCCTTATACGCATCAGGATACGCTTGCAAAGCACCGTGGTCCGTGACAGCAATCGCGCGATGCCCAAGCGAAGCTGCATGTTTTACGAGATCAAACGCGGAGACCACACCGTCTAGCGTGCTCATTTTTGTATGCGCATGCAGTTCGATCCGCTTTTTTTCCATCTCATCTTTTTGCGCCGGCACGTCAATCTGTTGCAGATCGCGCACCATCATGACCAGTTCACCGTCGTGAACGTCAAACTTTGTCGAGCCGCGCACACGCAAATGAATTCCATCACAGATCGCATCGAGAGCTTCTTCTGATGAATTGGGGTTCGAAAAATATTTGCATGTCAGAGAATCCGTTTCATCGGTTAAAAACCATTTATAAAGTTTGCGGCCATTTTTCAGCGCCTGAACGTCGACGCCGAATATACGGCCTTCGATCACAACGCGGTTCATCTCATCTTGAAGCTCTGCGCAGCTTCTCGCCGCTTCTTCAATCGCCCCCCCGATTTGCAGGCGCGAATCCGCCGGCACGGACGGTTCATCCGATGTCGC
This window encodes:
- a CDS encoding PolC-type DNA polymerase III — its product is MSVESMDVDARRENEGTQADEMLGRSLPTFKLLDDVTNAVQELKRARAQVSVQTRSRRLRIHLPALSPSLWPALCQIWQGLRKAAPAIELDVAQENPGAFFASDEIEEAQAFSALLYAVAKEQPLFQGMLQHARYHYEKNCLTLFVATLPDGAALTKLTRRIEMLLGVFLGIKTQLVFRLHENRDAIVEAFRREVETTSVAFGRQQAEQATSDEPSVPADSRLQIGGAIEEAARSCAELQDEMNRVVIEGRIFGVDVQALKNGRKLYKWFLTDETDSLTCKYFSNPNSSEEALDAICDGIHLRVRGSTKFDVHDGELVMMVRDLQQIDVPAQKDEMEKKRIELHAHTKMSTLDGVVSAFDLVKHAASLGHRAIAVTDHGALQAYPDAYKASKTFGIDVLYGVEAYLVDAGLTVVTRSRPDVDLDNQIYVIFDTETTGLSAAEDELIEIAGVKMSKGTIIDTFSQLIRPKRSIPPKISEITQITNDMVASAASVEEVLPQFQAFCEGAVLVAHNAEFDQSFLDVQCRKLGMARFDQPLLDTLSLARCLYPGERNHKLKTLTQKFSITLINHHRALADAEATGHVFFKMLDHIKQEGLATTLDDLNALGRSQTSVSRSRPHHMTILTATRAGLRNLYELISLSYTKYLHREPRIPRSLLLEFRNGLLFGSGCHRGELFQALLRGKSDDELLAIADFYDFIEVQPVDHYAELFDSGEVSGPSVIRQYHKRLLAIADKLDKPVVATGDVHYLRESDAVFREIVKNSIPQHKRDSRAQSRVRLHFRTTREMLEDFAHFGERAHEVVVDNTHRIADQIESFSPLPDRVYPPLMEGADDDVKRLATERVHALYGDELPPVVAERVEKELHSIITNGFAVNYLIAQKLVTQSLRDGYIVGSRGSVGSSFVATLLDITEVNPLPPHYRCEVCKTSEFILDGSVGSGFDLPDRACPSCGKSLIKDGQDIPFETFLGFKGDKVPDIDLNFSGEYQARAHRYTEELFGSEYVFRAGTISTIADKTAFGYVRKWAEETGKRLRPAEMRRLAAGCEGVKRTTGQHPGGLIIVPSDHEIYDFCPIQHPADDSSSQTRTTHFDFHSIHDNLLKLDILGHDDPTVLRMLEDLTGVDVRRVPVDDPNVVSLFRGTEALSVTPAEIHSNTGTFGIPEFGTKFVRQMLEDTKPATFSDLVRISGLSHGTDVWLNNAQELIRTRKIPLSQVICCRDDIMVYLIYQGLDPSRAFRIMESVRKGKGLSDEDMEVMRGAGVPDWYLQSCQRIKYMFPKAHAAAYVLNAVRIAYFKVYHPLAFYAAYFTVRASDFDLDVMNRGADAIELAVREIEQKGKEASNKEADMLTVLEVALEMTRRGFKFYPLSLDESHATHFLLKSDGLLPPFAAAPGIGAAAATSITKARAESPFISWEDLRERGRASKSIIDLLNGYGALSDLPETNQLSLF